A genomic window from Phoenix dactylifera cultivar Barhee BC4 unplaced genomic scaffold, palm_55x_up_171113_PBpolish2nd_filt_p 000007F, whole genome shotgun sequence includes:
- the LOC103696910 gene encoding uncharacterized protein LOC103696910 — protein sequence MDPCPFVRVLVGNLALKIPVAARPAGAGVHPSSSPCFCKIWLNKFPYQTAVVPLVPPEVSFSSGGDQHSAALTLAAVFHLARADLEKLSGKSIFVGAKARLKVAIYTGRRGTTCGVSSGQLLGKVNLPLDLKGAEGRACVFQSGWVSVGKGSKSSSAQLHLTVRADPDPRFVFEFGGEPECSPQVFQVQGSMRQPVFTCKFSCRNPADRNLRSRSVPAEPCNSRSWLSSFGSERERPIKERKGWSVTVHDLSGSPVALASMVTPFVASPGTDRVSRSNPGAWLVLRPGDGTWKPWARLEAWRERGGGTSDGLGYRFQLVPDTAVSAGAPLAECTVSTSKGGKFTIDLTGAGGSPAGSPRGSIDFGAGPWPFSGYRGFVMSSTVEGEGKCSRPSVEVGVQHVGCTEDAAAFVALAAAVDLSMDACRLFSHKLRRELNSPDLFR from the exons ATGGACCCGTGTCCGTTCGTCCGGGTCCTCGTCGGGAACTTGGCGCTCAAGATTCCGGTGGCGGCGCGGCCGGCGGGGGCCGGCGTACACCCGTCCAGCTCGCCGTGCTTCTGCAAGATCTGGCTAAACAAGTTCCCCTACCAGACGGCGGTCGTCCCCCTCGTCCCGCCGGAGGTGTCCTTCTCCAGCGGCGGAGACCAGCACTCCGCGGCGCTGACACTCGCCGCTGTCTTTCATCTCGCCCGTGCGGACCTTGAGAAGCTCTCCGGGAAGTCGATCTTCGTGGGAGCGAAGGCCCGGCTTAAGGTGGCCATCTACACTGGCCGGCGGGGCACCACCTGTGGGGTGAGCTCCGGCCAGCTCCTCGGGAAGGTGAATTTGCCGCTGGATCTCAAAGGGGCGGAGGGGCGGGCGTGCGTGTTCCAAAGCGGGTGGGTCTCCGTCGGAAAAGGGTCCAAGAGCTCGTCGGCGCAGCTCCACCTCACCGTCCGGGCCGATCCCGACCCCCGCTTCGTCTTCGAGTTCGGCGGCGAGCCGGAATGCAGTCCCCAGGTGTTCCAGGTCCAGGGCTCCATGCGCCAGCCCGTCTTCACCTGCAAGTTTAGCTGCCGGAACCCCGCCGACCGTAATTTGAGATCCAG GTCGGTGCCAGCGGAGCCGTGCAATTCGAGAAGTTGGCTGTCATCGTTCGGGTCGGAGCGGGAGCGGCCGATCAAGGAGCGGAAGGGGTGGTCCGTGACCGTCCACGACCTCTCCGGCTCGCCGGTGGCGCTCGCCTCCATGGTGACGCCCTTCGTGGCATCCCCAGGGACCGACCGGGTAAGCCGCTCGAACCCCGGCGCATGGCTCGTGCTCCGGCCGGGCGACGGCACCTGGAAGCCCTGGGCCCGCCTCGAGGCCTGGCGGGAGCGCGGTGGCGGCACGAGCGATGGCCTCGGTTACCGATTCCAGCTCGTCCCGGACACCGCGGTGAGCGCCGGTGCCCCCCTAGCCGAGTGCACCGTCAGCACCAGCAAGGGCGGCAAGTTCACCATCGACCTCACCGGCGCCGGTGGCTCGCCGGCGGGGAGCCCGAGGGGGAGCATCGACTTTGGAGCCGGGCCGTGGCCCTTCTCGGGGTACCGGGGATTCGTGATGTCGTCGACGGTGGAGGGGGAGGGGAAGTGTAGCCGGCCGTCGGTGGAGGTCGGTGTCCAGCACGTCGGGTGCACGGAGGACGCGGCTGCGTTCGTGGCGCTCGCGGCCGCCGTCGATCTCAGCATGGACGCCTGCCGGCTCTTCTCGCACAAGCTCCGGAGGGAGTTGAACTCACCGGACCTGTTCCGCTGA